In one window of Maribacter dokdonensis DSW-8 DNA:
- a CDS encoding nitrate reductase, translating to MNSTKTHKTICSYCGVGCGMLVDVDAKGTISVDGNPDYPSNKGMLCTKGRNLNYVAQDTTDRILYPEMKWSRNHPLQRVSWDAAFERAAAVFKSIIAKHGPDSVGFYVSGQCLTEEYYLINKLTKGFIGTNNIDTNSRLCMSSAVVGYKKTLGEDSVPICYEDIELADCFLIAGANPAWCHPILYRRLEKHKEENPQVKVIVVDPRKTQTCAGADLHLQILPGTDVILFNAIARRLIDKRKIDVAFIKKHTANFEACKEMAYTLTLKEAAKKCGIPVADIRKAAEYIGNAKKFISMWTMGLNQSVIGVAKNVSLLNLSLLTGQIGKPGSGPFSLTGQPNAMGGREVGGMASLLAAHKNLGNPKHRKEVSDFWGGGEIQAEPGYTATEMFDALDEEKLKAIWIICTNPAVSMPNVKKVERALKKAKFVVVQDISHNSETTKFADLLLPAAGWLEKEGTMTNSERRISYLPKVIDAPGEALPDAEIIWRFAQAMGYTGFDYANSSEVYDEHCLLTKGTEIDISGLSYERLINEGSFQWPVPHKTHKGTPRLFTDRKFFTNDKKAHFNAPSTLYNKSEETDNEYPLILNSGRVRDQWHTRTKTGKVKRLLTHIPQPYLEMNAVDAYLRKIKDGDIAVVKSRRGQVQVKVQLNYDIRESVVFLPMHWGKVLNNDFGRANNLTNDLVDPISKEPDFKYCAVEVSKFVKEKQKVVVVGAGAAAYRFIQSYREKNTEDELHVFSKEKDPFYNRVLLPEYVSDELSWEALEKLKEGELQKLDVTLHSGICIDNINADEKTILDSLGNVHSYDLLIMATGSRAFIPSDVQIKLPGRFTMRERGDADKLRKYLAETGLKAKDQNVVIVGGGLLGLELAAALKKININISIIQRAPRLMERQLDSVASRLLAEDVMERGINLYFDNEVSTVFEDKGQKHSLLVNLKTGRTIQCNAIVYAIGTRPNIELAKQTGVHTRRGVVVNSYLQSSDPSIFALGEIAEYKNSLFGITSAAEQQADIAANFILGDFSSIYNGSVLMNILKFENLDLCSIGMVNSPLGDPSYEEIILMDVSKRFYKKCIVKDDTLKGAILMGDKNEFAEFKRLIEEEIELSEKRDELLRGASTSVPLKGKLVCSCSQVGEGNVIDAINGGCSEFNKLCSETGAGLGCGSCKPEIKELLQKQLVLAN from the coding sequence ATGAATAGTACTAAAACTCATAAAACAATATGTTCTTATTGCGGTGTAGGCTGTGGTATGTTGGTAGACGTTGATGCAAAAGGAACAATAAGCGTAGATGGTAACCCTGATTATCCTTCAAATAAGGGCATGCTTTGTACCAAAGGGCGTAATCTAAATTACGTAGCGCAAGACACTACAGATAGAATTTTATATCCAGAGATGAAGTGGAGCCGCAATCACCCATTACAACGTGTTTCTTGGGATGCCGCCTTTGAACGTGCTGCGGCGGTTTTTAAGAGTATCATTGCAAAACACGGTCCAGATAGTGTGGGATTTTATGTGTCAGGCCAATGCCTAACAGAAGAATACTATCTAATAAACAAATTGACCAAAGGTTTTATAGGCACAAATAATATAGATACCAATTCTAGACTGTGCATGAGTTCTGCCGTAGTAGGATATAAGAAAACTTTAGGGGAAGACTCCGTTCCAATTTGTTATGAGGATATAGAATTGGCAGATTGTTTTTTAATAGCAGGAGCAAATCCGGCTTGGTGCCATCCTATTTTATATAGAAGATTGGAAAAGCATAAAGAAGAAAATCCGCAGGTTAAAGTAATTGTCGTAGATCCTAGAAAAACCCAAACCTGTGCTGGGGCAGATTTACATTTGCAGATTTTACCGGGTACCGATGTAATTTTATTTAATGCCATTGCGCGTAGATTAATAGATAAAAGAAAAATAGATGTTGCCTTTATTAAAAAACACACAGCAAATTTTGAAGCGTGTAAAGAAATGGCTTATACATTAACGCTCAAAGAGGCGGCTAAAAAATGTGGTATTCCAGTAGCGGATATACGTAAAGCGGCAGAGTATATAGGCAATGCCAAAAAGTTCATTAGTATGTGGACCATGGGGCTGAACCAAAGTGTTATAGGTGTTGCTAAAAATGTTTCGTTATTAAACCTATCGTTATTAACAGGTCAAATAGGAAAACCTGGTTCTGGTCCGTTTTCATTGACAGGGCAACCAAATGCCATGGGGGGTAGAGAAGTTGGTGGTATGGCCAGTTTATTGGCAGCCCATAAAAACTTGGGTAACCCTAAGCATAGAAAAGAAGTGTCCGACTTTTGGGGAGGTGGGGAAATTCAGGCAGAACCAGGGTATACCGCTACAGAAATGTTTGATGCCTTGGATGAAGAAAAACTAAAGGCCATTTGGATCATCTGTACCAATCCTGCAGTTAGTATGCCCAACGTAAAAAAGGTAGAAAGAGCATTGAAAAAGGCAAAATTCGTGGTGGTACAAGACATATCACATAACTCGGAGACGACTAAATTTGCCGATCTTTTGCTACCTGCGGCGGGTTGGTTAGAAAAAGAAGGTACCATGACCAATTCTGAAAGAAGAATTAGTTATCTGCCAAAAGTAATAGATGCGCCAGGAGAGGCCTTGCCAGATGCAGAGATTATTTGGCGTTTTGCACAAGCAATGGGCTATACAGGATTTGATTATGCAAATAGTAGTGAGGTCTATGATGAGCATTGTTTGCTTACCAAAGGCACGGAAATAGATATATCTGGTCTATCTTATGAAAGGTTGATCAATGAGGGTAGTTTTCAATGGCCCGTACCGCACAAAACACATAAGGGGACACCTAGATTATTTACAGACCGTAAATTTTTCACCAATGATAAAAAAGCACATTTTAATGCCCCATCAACGCTTTATAACAAGTCAGAGGAAACGGATAACGAATATCCATTAATATTAAATTCAGGTAGGGTTCGCGATCAATGGCATACCCGTACCAAGACCGGTAAGGTTAAGAGGTTATTGACCCATATTCCACAACCTTATTTAGAAATGAATGCTGTTGATGCCTACTTAAGAAAAATTAAGGATGGAGATATTGCAGTGGTCAAAAGCAGACGTGGGCAGGTACAGGTGAAGGTACAGCTCAACTATGATATAAGAGAATCGGTAGTTTTTTTACCAATGCATTGGGGTAAAGTATTGAACAATGATTTTGGTAGGGCAAATAACCTGACCAACGATTTGGTAGACCCAATATCTAAAGAGCCGGATTTTAAATACTGTGCGGTTGAGGTCTCCAAATTTGTAAAAGAGAAGCAGAAGGTAGTAGTCGTAGGTGCCGGTGCCGCTGCATATCGTTTCATACAATCTTACAGAGAAAAAAATACAGAAGATGAACTTCATGTGTTTTCAAAGGAAAAAGATCCTTTTTACAATAGGGTTCTACTACCGGAATATGTTAGTGATGAACTTTCTTGGGAAGCTTTGGAAAAATTGAAGGAAGGTGAGTTGCAAAAGCTAGATGTCACCTTGCATTCCGGTATTTGTATAGACAATATCAATGCAGATGAAAAGACGATTTTAGATTCTTTGGGTAATGTGCATTCTTATGATTTGCTTATTATGGCAACGGGTAGTAGGGCATTTATCCCTAGTGATGTTCAAATAAAATTACCTGGTCGCTTTACCATGCGTGAAAGAGGCGATGCCGATAAACTTAGAAAATATTTAGCGGAAACCGGTCTAAAGGCAAAAGATCAGAATGTGGTCATTGTAGGTGGCGGACTTTTAGGTTTGGAGCTTGCAGCGGCATTGAAAAAGATCAACATCAACATTAGCATTATTCAAAGGGCACCGCGTTTAATGGAACGTCAATTGGATAGTGTTGCAAGTAGGCTACTGGCAGAAGATGTAATGGAGCGCGGCATAAACCTCTATTTTGATAATGAGGTAAGTACCGTTTTTGAGGATAAGGGCCAAAAACATAGTCTTTTAGTAAATCTAAAAACTGGTAGAACCATTCAATGTAATGCCATTGTGTATGCCATTGGTACTAGGCCCAATATAGAATTGGCAAAACAGACTGGGGTTCATACCCGTAGGGGAGTCGTTGTAAATTCATACTTACAAAGTAGCGACCCTTCTATTTTTGCACTAGGTGAAATAGCGGAATACAAAAATTCACTTTTCGGAATTACGTCGGCAGCTGAACAACAAGCTGATATTGCGGCAAATTTTATTCTTGGCGATTTCAGCAGTATTTACAACGGCTCTGTTTTAATGAATATTTTAAAGTTCGAAAATTTAGATCTCTGCAGCATTGGCATGGTCAACTCACCGTTAGGGGATCCATCGTATGAAGAAATTATTCTAATGGATGTCAGCAAGCGCTTTTATAAGAAATGTATCGTAAAAGACGACACGCTTAAAGGTGCCATTTTAATGGGCGATAAAAATGAATTTGCAGAATTTAAAAGGCTCATAGAAGAGGAAATTGAACTCTCTGAAAAGCGGGATGAGCTGTTGCGTGGCGCTTCTACCTCTGTTCCGTTAAAGGGTAAATTGGTCTGTTCCTGTAGTCAAGTGGGTGAAGGTAATGTTATTGATGCTATTAATGGCGGATGTTCCGAGTTCAACAAATTATGCTCAGAAACAGGTGCAGGTTTGGGCTGTGGTAGCTGTAAGCCAGAGATTAAGGAGTTATTACAAAAACAGCTTGTATTGGCTAATTAA
- a CDS encoding rubredoxin produces the protein MNDDLHRILIKGGVTSPGELKDIITMLESAGLTSVNFGSRQDILFPLKDAKEEQLESISKFNTDIIANRSYQNIVSSYVSADIFDMTHWLKGSTYLYILEGFDFLPKLKINITDPKQRLVPIFSGNLNFIASDQEDYWYLNIKLPHWKSSAFYPVLIYSWDINSISKQIEEIHEDISDIDELFFVMNKNLETNNKTMEKELKVSFQTFPYYEGMNRLGTDLYWLGLYWRNNKYDLSFLKAFCGFCLDNSIGKICITPWKSFVVKGIKKSSRPELERFLGKRGINVRHSQLEMNWHVPIDDGEALELKKYLVRSFDQNDISTYGLTFGISNEVGKRSHFASVIIEKNSLPTIVKEFEVRPTYNVLHFEHFDPNSQKYITYAQDIDKIELPGLLMELSKMYFDQLGQVDDLEKTTDVEVVETKQQLYQCQDCFTVYDESFGDEDFNIVAGTKFQDISEAYECPVCSAPKSKFKEAMIQMG, from the coding sequence ATGAACGATGATCTTCATAGAATATTGATCAAGGGAGGGGTTACTTCCCCGGGCGAATTAAAGGATATAATTACCATGCTAGAGTCTGCCGGTCTAACCAGTGTAAACTTTGGTTCAAGACAAGATATTTTGTTTCCGTTGAAAGATGCCAAAGAAGAGCAATTGGAAAGTATTTCAAAATTCAATACTGATATCATTGCCAATAGATCGTATCAGAATATTGTAAGCTCTTACGTATCTGCAGATATTTTTGACATGACCCACTGGTTAAAGGGGTCTACGTATTTATATATTTTAGAAGGTTTTGATTTTTTGCCAAAACTCAAAATCAATATTACTGATCCTAAACAAAGACTAGTACCTATTTTTAGTGGCAATCTCAATTTTATTGCATCTGATCAAGAAGATTATTGGTATTTAAACATTAAACTTCCACACTGGAAATCATCTGCTTTTTATCCGGTTTTGATCTATAGTTGGGATATAAATTCCATTTCAAAGCAAATAGAGGAAATTCATGAAGACATTTCAGATATAGATGAGTTGTTCTTTGTAATGAACAAAAACTTGGAGACGAACAATAAAACCATGGAAAAGGAATTAAAGGTTTCTTTTCAGACCTTCCCGTACTATGAGGGTATGAACCGGTTGGGTACCGATCTTTATTGGTTGGGACTGTACTGGAGAAATAATAAATATGACCTATCGTTTTTAAAGGCGTTTTGTGGTTTTTGTTTAGATAACAGTATTGGTAAAATCTGTATTACACCCTGGAAATCTTTCGTGGTAAAAGGAATTAAAAAATCAAGTAGACCAGAACTTGAAAGGTTTTTGGGCAAAAGGGGAATTAATGTTAGGCACTCTCAGTTAGAGATGAACTGGCACGTACCAATTGATGACGGTGAAGCCCTTGAGCTTAAAAAATATTTGGTCAGAAGTTTTGATCAAAATGATATTAGTACCTACGGTCTTACTTTTGGTATAAGCAATGAAGTGGGTAAGCGTTCGCACTTTGCCTCGGTGATTATTGAAAAGAACAGCTTGCCCACCATTGTTAAAGAGTTTGAAGTTCGCCCAACGTACAATGTGCTACATTTTGAACATTTTGATCCCAATAGTCAAAAGTATATTACCTACGCCCAGGATATTGATAAAATAGAACTGCCCGGTCTGTTAATGGAGTTGAGTAAGATGTATTTTGACCAACTAGGGCAAGTTGACGATTTGGAAAAAACTACAGATGTTGAGGTGGTTGAAACTAAACAGCAGTTATATCAATGTCAAGATTGCTTTACGGTATATGATGAATCATTTGGAGATGAAGATTTCAATATAGTTGCCGGCACAAAATTTCAAGATATAAGTGAGGCATATGAGTGCCCGGTCTGCTCCGCTCCTAAATCAAAGTTTAAGGAAGCCATGATACAAATGGGCTAA
- a CDS encoding Pycsar system effector family protein: MSTIVSKAEVFATDLLTGNIDPRFLYHNLRHTQRVVESTKELIEGENISDEESEQLLVAAWFHDLGYTKSYTDHEEQSCLLVKDFLAEHKMSVSFSEVVCSLIMATKKNYEPVNELEKIIRDADSSHFHIKNFVASTELLREELALIGKQSFTTADWRKENIKFLRTNHRFYTDYAINNWQKGKDKNIKRLIKARKKHKELVKKESLKAKFKGELPDRGIQTLYRVTLQNHLKLSDIADTKANILLSVNAIIISMALANLVPKLDNPTNDYLFYPTFLFIVFSVVSMVMSIIATKPNVTTGQFTEEEVTTKKVNLLFFGNFHKMKLEQYNWAMKELIKDKDYIYSSLTKDLYFLGVVLERKYRILRWTYTIFMIGMVLSVIVFGIALKFYGPDRILELPVMQP, translated from the coding sequence ATGTCTACAATAGTTTCAAAAGCCGAAGTATTTGCCACAGATCTCTTGACCGGCAATATTGACCCAAGATTTTTATATCATAATCTTAGGCACACCCAACGTGTTGTAGAGAGTACTAAAGAATTGATCGAAGGAGAAAATATTTCAGACGAAGAAAGTGAACAATTATTGGTTGCCGCCTGGTTTCATGATTTGGGCTACACAAAATCTTACACCGATCACGAAGAGCAAAGTTGCCTATTGGTAAAAGATTTCTTGGCAGAACATAAAATGTCCGTTTCCTTCTCAGAAGTTGTTTGTAGCCTTATTATGGCCACTAAAAAAAATTACGAGCCAGTAAACGAATTAGAGAAAATAATTCGCGATGCAGACTCATCACACTTTCATATTAAAAATTTTGTTGCATCTACAGAGCTTTTACGTGAAGAACTCGCCCTTATTGGCAAACAAAGCTTTACAACGGCAGATTGGCGCAAAGAGAATATAAAATTCTTACGTACCAATCATCGCTTTTATACAGATTATGCCATAAATAATTGGCAAAAGGGAAAAGATAAAAATATTAAGAGGCTCATTAAAGCGAGAAAAAAGCACAAAGAGCTCGTAAAAAAAGAAAGTTTAAAAGCTAAGTTCAAAGGAGAACTGCCAGATAGGGGAATACAGACATTGTATAGAGTTACGTTACAAAATCATTTAAAACTTAGTGATATTGCAGACACCAAAGCAAACATTCTATTGTCCGTAAATGCCATTATCATATCTATGGCGCTCGCTAATTTGGTGCCCAAATTAGACAACCCCACAAACGATTATTTATTTTACCCTACCTTTTTGTTCATCGTTTTTAGTGTAGTTTCTATGGTAATGTCCATTATTGCCACAAAACCTAACGTAACCACTGGGCAGTTTACAGAAGAAGAGGTTACCACCAAAAAAGTCAATTTATTGTTCTTTGGTAATTTTCACAAAATGAAACTAGAGCAGTACAATTGGGCTATGAAAGAACTTATAAAGGACAAGGATTATATATATAGTTCTCTAACTAAAGACCTATATTTTCTGGGTGTGGTCCTGGAAAGAAAGTATCGCATTCTAAGATGGACATATACCATTTTTATGATAGGTATGGTATTATCTGTAATCGTGTTCGGTATTGCTTTAAAATTCTACGGACCAGACCGCATACTTGAACTTCCTGTAATGCAACCATAG